The Lepidochelys kempii isolate rLepKem1 chromosome 5, rLepKem1.hap2, whole genome shotgun sequence genome window below encodes:
- the ZBTB5 gene encoding zinc finger and BTB domain-containing protein 5 isoform X2: protein MDFPGHFEQIFQQLNYQRLHGQLCDCVIVVGNRHFKAHRSVLAACSTHFRALFTVAEGDQTMNMIQLDSEVVTAEAFAALIDMMYTSTLMLGESNVMDVLLAASHLHLNSVVKACKHYLTTRTLPMSPPSDRVQEQNARMQRSFMLQQLGLSIVSSALNSTQNAEEQQNTMNSSMRSNIEQRTTFPIRRLHKRKQSSEDRARQRIRPTIDESIISDVAPESGQSVVHSREEFFSPDSLKIVDNSKADVVTNNQEDNTIMFDQSFGAQEDAQVPSQSDNSGGNISQMSMASQATQVETSFDQEATSEKNNFQCENPEISLNEKEHMRVVVKSEPLSSPEPQDEVSDVTSQAEGSESVEVEGGVVSAEKIELSPESSDRSFSDPQSSTDRVGDIHILEVSNNLEHKSTFSISNFLNKSRGGNFGANQNDDNIPNTTSDCRMDGDAAYLMSPESGPTNGHSSATVSHVENPFNESADSHFVRPMQDVMGLPCVQTSGYRAAEQFGMDFPRSGLGLHSLSRAMMGSPRGGASNFPGYRRIAPKMPVVTSVRSSQMQDSTSNSQLMMNGTSSSFENGHPSQPGPPQLTRASADVLSKCKKALSEHNVLVVEGARKYACKICCKTFLTLTDCKKHIRVHTGEKPYACLKCGKRFSQSSHLYKHSKTTCLRWQSSNLPSTLL from the coding sequence ATGGATTTTCCAGGACATTTTGAGCAAATCTTTCAACAGCTAAACTACCAGCGACTTCATGGTCAACTTTGTGACTGTGTCATTGTGGTGGGGAACAGGCATTTCAAAGCCCATCGCTCTGTTTTGGCAGCATGCAGCACACATTTTCGAGCTCTCTTTACTGTAGCAGAGGGAGACCAGACCATGAACATGATCCAGCTGGACAGTGAGGTAGTGACAGCTGAGGCCTTTGCTGCTCTGATTGACATGATGTACACCTCCACACTCATGCTTGGAGAGAGCAATGTTATGGATGTCTTGCTGGCAGCTTCTCACTTACATTTGAACTCTGTTGTTAAAGCATGTAAACACTACCTTACTACAAGGACGCTGCCAATGTCGCCACCTAGCGATAGAGTTCAAGAACAAAATGCACGCATGCAAAGATCTTTCATGCTTCAGCAGCTTGGACTGAGTATAGTGAGCTCTGCATTAAATTCCACCCAGAATGCAGAGGAACAACAAAATACTATGAACTCATCAATGAGAAGTAACATAGAACAGCGCACTACTTTTCCTATTCGGCGTCTCCACAAACGTAAACAGTCTTCTGAAGACCGGGCCAGACAGCGAATCAGGCCTACCATAGACGAGTCCATCATTTCAGATGTTGCCCCAGAGAGTGGGCAGTCAGTAGTTCATTCACGGGAAGAATTTTTTTCACCAGATTCACTGAAGATTGTGGACAATTCTAAAGCTGATGTTGTGACCAATAATCAGGAGGATAACACCATTATGTTTGATCAGTCTTTTGGTGCCCAAGAAGATGCCCAAGTGCCCAGTCAGTCTGACAACAGTGGAGGAAATATTTCGCAAATGTCCATGGCATCTCAAGCAACACAAGTAGAAACTAGCTTTGACCAAGAAGCTACTTCTGAGAAAAACAACTTTCAGTGTGAAAATCCGGAGATCAGTCTAAATGAAAAAGAACACATGAGGGTGGTGGTTAAATCTGAGCCCTTGAGTTCCCCAGAGCCTCAAGATGAAGTGAGTGATGTCACTTCCCAAGCAGAAGGCAGCGAATCTGTTGAAGTGGAAGGAGGAGTAGTGAGTGCAGAAAAGATAGAACTGAGTCCTGAAAGTAGTGATCGTAGCTTTTCTGACCCACAATCTAGTACTGATCGGGTTGGTGACATCCATATTTTGGAGGTGTCAAATAACCTGGAACATAAGTCTACTTTCAGTATCTCAAATTTTCTGAATAAGAGCCGAGGTGGCAATTTTGGTGCTAATCAAAACGATGACAATATTCCAAATACAACCAGTGACTGCAGAATGGATGGAGATGCCGCTTATTTAATGAGTCCAGAGTCTGGGCCTACTAATGGCCATTCCTCTGCTACTGTGTCTCATGTGGAAAATCCATTCAATGAATCTGCAGACTCTCACTTTGTTAGACCTATGCAGGATGTAATGGGTCTTCCATGTGTACAGACTTCTGGATACCGGGCAGCAGAACAGTTTGGGATGGACTTTCCAAGGTCTGGCTTGGGACTACACTCTTTATCAAGGGCAATGATGGGCTCTCCAAGAGGTGGAGCTAGTAACTTTCCCGGCTACCGTCGCATAGCCCCCAAAATGCCTGTTGTGACCTCTGTTAGAAGCTCCCAAATGCAAGATAGTACATCTAATTCCCAGTTGATGATGAATGGGACCAGTTCCTCTTTCGAAAATGGGCATCCTTCCCAGCCTGGTCCACCACAGTTGACCAGGGCATCTGCTGATGTTCTTTCAAAATGTAAGAAGGCCTTATCTGAGCACAATGTCTTGGTTGTAGAAGGTGCTCGCAAATATGCCTGTAAAATCTGCTGCAAGACTTTCCTGACCTTAACAGACTGTAAGAAGCACATCCGTGTGCACACAGGAGAAAAGCCTTATGCCTGTTTAAAGTGTGGCAAACGGTTCAGCCAGTCCAGCCATTTGTATAAACATTCCAAAACTACCTGCCTGCGGTGGCAGAGCAGCAACCTACCCAGCACTTTGCTTTAA
- the ZBTB5 gene encoding zinc finger and BTB domain-containing protein 5 isoform X1, with product MFSFKQFWYLPLLLGKTVAVAKGIRIMDFPGHFEQIFQQLNYQRLHGQLCDCVIVVGNRHFKAHRSVLAACSTHFRALFTVAEGDQTMNMIQLDSEVVTAEAFAALIDMMYTSTLMLGESNVMDVLLAASHLHLNSVVKACKHYLTTRTLPMSPPSDRVQEQNARMQRSFMLQQLGLSIVSSALNSTQNAEEQQNTMNSSMRSNIEQRTTFPIRRLHKRKQSSEDRARQRIRPTIDESIISDVAPESGQSVVHSREEFFSPDSLKIVDNSKADVVTNNQEDNTIMFDQSFGAQEDAQVPSQSDNSGGNISQMSMASQATQVETSFDQEATSEKNNFQCENPEISLNEKEHMRVVVKSEPLSSPEPQDEVSDVTSQAEGSESVEVEGGVVSAEKIELSPESSDRSFSDPQSSTDRVGDIHILEVSNNLEHKSTFSISNFLNKSRGGNFGANQNDDNIPNTTSDCRMDGDAAYLMSPESGPTNGHSSATVSHVENPFNESADSHFVRPMQDVMGLPCVQTSGYRAAEQFGMDFPRSGLGLHSLSRAMMGSPRGGASNFPGYRRIAPKMPVVTSVRSSQMQDSTSNSQLMMNGTSSSFENGHPSQPGPPQLTRASADVLSKCKKALSEHNVLVVEGARKYACKICCKTFLTLTDCKKHIRVHTGEKPYACLKCGKRFSQSSHLYKHSKTTCLRWQSSNLPSTLL from the exons ATGTTCTCCTTCAAACAATTCTGGTATCTGCCTCTTCTGCTTGGGAAAACTGTAGCAGTAGCAAAAGGAATAAG gaTCATGGATTTTCCAGGACATTTTGAGCAAATCTTTCAACAGCTAAACTACCAGCGACTTCATGGTCAACTTTGTGACTGTGTCATTGTGGTGGGGAACAGGCATTTCAAAGCCCATCGCTCTGTTTTGGCAGCATGCAGCACACATTTTCGAGCTCTCTTTACTGTAGCAGAGGGAGACCAGACCATGAACATGATCCAGCTGGACAGTGAGGTAGTGACAGCTGAGGCCTTTGCTGCTCTGATTGACATGATGTACACCTCCACACTCATGCTTGGAGAGAGCAATGTTATGGATGTCTTGCTGGCAGCTTCTCACTTACATTTGAACTCTGTTGTTAAAGCATGTAAACACTACCTTACTACAAGGACGCTGCCAATGTCGCCACCTAGCGATAGAGTTCAAGAACAAAATGCACGCATGCAAAGATCTTTCATGCTTCAGCAGCTTGGACTGAGTATAGTGAGCTCTGCATTAAATTCCACCCAGAATGCAGAGGAACAACAAAATACTATGAACTCATCAATGAGAAGTAACATAGAACAGCGCACTACTTTTCCTATTCGGCGTCTCCACAAACGTAAACAGTCTTCTGAAGACCGGGCCAGACAGCGAATCAGGCCTACCATAGACGAGTCCATCATTTCAGATGTTGCCCCAGAGAGTGGGCAGTCAGTAGTTCATTCACGGGAAGAATTTTTTTCACCAGATTCACTGAAGATTGTGGACAATTCTAAAGCTGATGTTGTGACCAATAATCAGGAGGATAACACCATTATGTTTGATCAGTCTTTTGGTGCCCAAGAAGATGCCCAAGTGCCCAGTCAGTCTGACAACAGTGGAGGAAATATTTCGCAAATGTCCATGGCATCTCAAGCAACACAAGTAGAAACTAGCTTTGACCAAGAAGCTACTTCTGAGAAAAACAACTTTCAGTGTGAAAATCCGGAGATCAGTCTAAATGAAAAAGAACACATGAGGGTGGTGGTTAAATCTGAGCCCTTGAGTTCCCCAGAGCCTCAAGATGAAGTGAGTGATGTCACTTCCCAAGCAGAAGGCAGCGAATCTGTTGAAGTGGAAGGAGGAGTAGTGAGTGCAGAAAAGATAGAACTGAGTCCTGAAAGTAGTGATCGTAGCTTTTCTGACCCACAATCTAGTACTGATCGGGTTGGTGACATCCATATTTTGGAGGTGTCAAATAACCTGGAACATAAGTCTACTTTCAGTATCTCAAATTTTCTGAATAAGAGCCGAGGTGGCAATTTTGGTGCTAATCAAAACGATGACAATATTCCAAATACAACCAGTGACTGCAGAATGGATGGAGATGCCGCTTATTTAATGAGTCCAGAGTCTGGGCCTACTAATGGCCATTCCTCTGCTACTGTGTCTCATGTGGAAAATCCATTCAATGAATCTGCAGACTCTCACTTTGTTAGACCTATGCAGGATGTAATGGGTCTTCCATGTGTACAGACTTCTGGATACCGGGCAGCAGAACAGTTTGGGATGGACTTTCCAAGGTCTGGCTTGGGACTACACTCTTTATCAAGGGCAATGATGGGCTCTCCAAGAGGTGGAGCTAGTAACTTTCCCGGCTACCGTCGCATAGCCCCCAAAATGCCTGTTGTGACCTCTGTTAGAAGCTCCCAAATGCAAGATAGTACATCTAATTCCCAGTTGATGATGAATGGGACCAGTTCCTCTTTCGAAAATGGGCATCCTTCCCAGCCTGGTCCACCACAGTTGACCAGGGCATCTGCTGATGTTCTTTCAAAATGTAAGAAGGCCTTATCTGAGCACAATGTCTTGGTTGTAGAAGGTGCTCGCAAATATGCCTGTAAAATCTGCTGCAAGACTTTCCTGACCTTAACAGACTGTAAGAAGCACATCCGTGTGCACACAGGAGAAAAGCCTTATGCCTGTTTAAAGTGTGGCAAACGGTTCAGCCAGTCCAGCCATTTGTATAAACATTCCAAAACTACCTGCCTGCGGTGGCAGAGCAGCAACCTACCCAGCACTTTGCTTTAA